The following are encoded together in the Tripterygium wilfordii isolate XIE 37 chromosome 3, ASM1340144v1, whole genome shotgun sequence genome:
- the LOC119986035 gene encoding phosphatidylinositol:ceramide inositolphosphotransferase 2-like isoform X2 produces the protein MTLYIGREASKLWKRICAETTTEINLLLENWKYLLAGLVLQYIHGLAARGVHYLHRPGPLLQDVGFFLLPELGEDKGYISETLFTSVFISFVLACQILRIITFYSTQLPGPNYHCREGSKLARLPHPQSVLELLLINSHGIVYGCGDLIFSSHMIFILVFVLTYNKYGTKRCIKQLGWLIAMTQSLLIVASRKHYTVDVVVAWYTVNLVVFFIDNKLGELPDRTSGAGTLLLPLSTKDKDTRTKEENHKLLNGNSVDPSDWRPRTQVNGKIVEDGNPIHADTAKNGA, from the exons ATGACGCTTTACATTGGTCGCGAGGCTTCGAAG CTATGGAAGAGAATTTGTGCGGAGACAACCACAGAGATCAACCTTCTTTTGGAGAATTGGAAATACCTTCTTGCCGGTTTAGTTTTGCAG TATATACATGGTTTGGCTGCCCGAGGAGTTCATTATCTACACCGGCCAGGGCCATTACTGCAGGATGTtggcttctttcttcttccG GAGCTTGGAGAAGACAAGGGCTACATCAGTGAGACACTCTTCACCTCTGTTTTTATATCCTTTGTCTTG GCTTGTCAAATTCTGCGGATCATAACTTTCTACTCTACTCAGCTTCCTGGCCCAAATTACCATTGCCGTGAG GGTTCTAAACTTGCCAGGCTGCCTCACCCACAAAGTGTACTTGAATTACTTCTAATTAATT CTCATGGCATTGTATATGGTTGTGGGGATTTGATTTTTTCCTCCCACATGATCTTCATTCTAGTCTTTGTGCTTACATACAATAAATATGGTACAAAAAG GTGTATAAAGCAGCTTGGTTGGTTGATTGCTATGACTCAGAGCCTGTTGATTGTGGCATCCCGCAAGCATTACActgttgatgttgttgttgcATG GTACACTGTCAACCTAGTAGTATTTTTCATAGACAACAAATTAGGAG AGCTACCTGACAGAACCAGTGGAGCTGGAACCCTTTTGCTACCTTTAAGCACTAAGGACAAGGATACCAGGACCAAAGAAGAGAATCATAAACTTTTAAACGGCAACTCCGTAGACCCTTCCGATTGG AGGCCGAGAACACAGGTCAATGGAAAAATTGTGGAAGATGGTAATCCGATCCATGCTGATACTGCGAAGAATGGAGCATAG
- the LOC119995228 gene encoding 18.1 kDa class I heat shock protein-like has translation MDPNSKNMSIMAHTMHDPFYLDVWEPFTIIPPRPAFSNETASLFNARIDWNETPEAHVLKADLPGLNKNEVKVEVEDNNVLRISGERHMEKEEKTDKWYRVERSSGKFIRQFRLPENAKPEKMKTSMENGVLTVTVPKEKMKDNRLAKSIQVY, from the coding sequence ATGGACCCAAATAGCAAAAACATGTCGATCATGGCTCACACCATGCATGATCCTTTTTATTTAGATGTTTGGGAACCCTTCACAATCATTCCACCACGTCCAGCTTTCTCAAATGAAACGGCGTCGTTATTCAACGCTAGGATCGACTGGAATGAGACTCCGGAGGCACACGTGTTGAAGGCCGATCTTCCGGGGCTAAATAAAAATGAAGTGAAGGTGGAAGTGGAAGATAACAATGTCCTTCGCATAAGTGGAGAGAGGCATatggagaaagaagagaagactGATAAATGGTACCGTGTGGAGCGTAGCAGCGGAAAATTTATCCGACAGTTTAGGTTGCCGGAGAACGCAAAGCCAGAGAAGATGAAGACGTCGATGGAGAATGGAGTGTTGACTGTCACGGTTCCTAAAGAGAAGATGAAGGATAACCGTCTGGCAAAGTCTATCCAAGTTTATTGA
- the LOC119986035 gene encoding phosphatidylinositol:ceramide inositolphosphotransferase 2-like isoform X1 — translation MTLYIGREASKLWKRICAETTTEINLLLENWKYLLAGLVLQYIHGLAARGVHYLHRPGPLLQDVGFFLLPELGEDKGYISETLFTSVFISFVLWTFHPFILKSKRIYTVLIWCRVLSFLVACQILRIITFYSTQLPGPNYHCREGSKLARLPHPQSVLELLLINSHGIVYGCGDLIFSSHMIFILVFVLTYNKYGTKRCIKQLGWLIAMTQSLLIVASRKHYTVDVVVAWYTVNLVVFFIDNKLGELPDRTSGAGTLLLPLSTKDKDTRTKEENHKLLNGNSVDPSDWRPRTQVNGKIVEDGNPIHADTAKNGA, via the exons ATGACGCTTTACATTGGTCGCGAGGCTTCGAAG CTATGGAAGAGAATTTGTGCGGAGACAACCACAGAGATCAACCTTCTTTTGGAGAATTGGAAATACCTTCTTGCCGGTTTAGTTTTGCAG TATATACATGGTTTGGCTGCCCGAGGAGTTCATTATCTACACCGGCCAGGGCCATTACTGCAGGATGTtggcttctttcttcttccG GAGCTTGGAGAAGACAAGGGCTACATCAGTGAGACACTCTTCACCTCTGTTTTTATATCCTTTGTCTTG TGGACTTTCCATCCGTTCATCTTAAAGAGCAAAAGGATCTACACGGTTCTGATTTGGTGCAGGGTTCTATCATTTTTAGTT GCTTGTCAAATTCTGCGGATCATAACTTTCTACTCTACTCAGCTTCCTGGCCCAAATTACCATTGCCGTGAG GGTTCTAAACTTGCCAGGCTGCCTCACCCACAAAGTGTACTTGAATTACTTCTAATTAATT CTCATGGCATTGTATATGGTTGTGGGGATTTGATTTTTTCCTCCCACATGATCTTCATTCTAGTCTTTGTGCTTACATACAATAAATATGGTACAAAAAG GTGTATAAAGCAGCTTGGTTGGTTGATTGCTATGACTCAGAGCCTGTTGATTGTGGCATCCCGCAAGCATTACActgttgatgttgttgttgcATG GTACACTGTCAACCTAGTAGTATTTTTCATAGACAACAAATTAGGAG AGCTACCTGACAGAACCAGTGGAGCTGGAACCCTTTTGCTACCTTTAAGCACTAAGGACAAGGATACCAGGACCAAAGAAGAGAATCATAAACTTTTAAACGGCAACTCCGTAGACCCTTCCGATTGG AGGCCGAGAACACAGGTCAATGGAAAAATTGTGGAAGATGGTAATCCGATCCATGCTGATACTGCGAAGAATGGAGCATAG
- the LOC119990991 gene encoding uncharacterized protein LOC119990991 isoform X3, with product MGFGSELKKSSKLENSKIVKERTVLPGENEMLKHQDKIKRKNRVNTGDSDQPSKLKQNADNRRILDKTKLSRNERPYCVREGGTNDELVKYMSKLPGYLQHMETGGNVQEKALNVGVLDWGRLEKWKPNQKHNPATERSVGSSISNDLVSKNTIRSSAFPAAVESETLAHQSKQRHLPRSSNYPPQKDDLSRYFIPSTQKSKHCQDFGTAFQGTLDGQEKILGSYKSRDVGLEKGKRENRNRKAVSRKGSSTSNSGDNGFLIRPSMVEVGACDGESRKSARGMAEIDITEKVADHIITSNRGSSLRKLRHGFSHHSRETLNTENDIDGKIAVDLPESGTDLAHQPLPGENGNIVLLLPKKCSQNSIPEEYRASFNRNLTGNRNSLSGDLSPKEVHAVELSSEIPYSCPLPSRAEDDPSQTPPCSLKVSNRPSKGKSAEQESSKLANGNTVESLDTDQEMAEVAHGKGRTPSPNRRFNFSLGRMARSFSFKEGSSVLHLNSPYVSVKSGPVTSGGSACLDNSKTGIIPRHSRTKSSPLRRILDPLLKPRGLKAIHSTEPDEPFRESVDSVSSCSLSANYSVHSENDKASTTQAFVQLSTKNGLPMFRFVANNSNILAIALRNSAPSEKDGAGLNFTFYSVSEIKKKGGRWMSQGGKGRTPGYAYNVVGQMKDHSSSMNLNGQSSGRQYMAREFILFGVELKQTDQTSPTFAANRELAAVVVKMPIERLDLNPEEGNREKFLVEKGCSEDLPENGCLCYQDENNVTVILPSGVHGLPDKGFPSPLINRWRSGGLCDCGGWDIGCRLHILSNQKHCNALVTSEACSVSNRFQLFIEGGSQQNSPVFSLTTVDKGIYSVEFSSLISLLQACFFSASIICCQKSFDQQEIREDLP from the exons ATGGGATTTGGTTCGGAACTCAAAAAGAGTTCAAAGCTGGAAAATTCGAAGATTGTGAAGGAGAGGACCGTTTTGCCAGGAGAAAATGAGATGCTGAAACATCAAGAcaagataaaaaggaaaaatcGTGTTAATACAGGGGACAGTGATCAGCCTTCTAAACTTAAACAGAATGCAGATAATAGGAGGATATTGGACAAAACAAAATTGTCGAGGAATGAACGGCCTTATTGTGTCAGGGAAGGGGGGACAAATGATGAACTTGTCAAGTACATGTCCAAGTTGCCAGGCTATCTCCAGCACATGGAGACAGGAGGAAACGTTCAAGAGAAGGCTTTGAATGTTGGGGTTTTGGACTGGGGACGCTTAGAAAAATGGAAGCCTAATCAGAAACATAACCCTGCTACTGAAAGAAGTGTTGGATCATCCATTAGCAATGATTTGGTATCAAAAAATACAATCAGGTCATCTGCCTTCCCTGCTGCAGTTGAGAGTGAAACACTTGCTCATCAAAGTAAGCAACGCCATTTGCCTCGTTCTAGTAATTATCCGCCTCAAAAGGATGACCTTTCTCGATACTTCATACCCTCTACGCAGAAGTCAAAACACTGTCAAGATTTTGGAACTGCTTTCCAGGGCACCTTGGATGGACAGGAAAAGATACTCGGGAGCTATAAGTCTCGAGACGTGGGTCTTGAAAAGGGAAAGAGGGAAAATAGGAATCGAAAAGCCGTTTCAAGAAAGGGCAGCTCTACATCAAACTCGGGGGATAACGGGTTCTTGATCAGGCCCTCCATGGTAGAAGTGGGTGCTTGTGATGGTGAATCCAGGAAAAGCGCTAGGGGGATGGCTGAAATAGATATAACGGAAAAAGTTGCAGATCATATAATCACTTCCAATAGGGGATCCTCATTGCGCAAGTTACGCCATGGCTTTTCTCACCATTCAAGGGAAACGTTGAATACTGAGAATGACATTGATGGGAAGATAGCAGTGGATTTGCCAGAATCAGGTACTGATCTTGCTCATCAGCCTCTGCCTGGTGAGAATGGGAACATTGTTCTCCTTTTACCCAAAAAATGCTCCCAAAATAGTATTCCAGAGGAATACAGAGCATCATTCAATAGGAATTTGACAGGGAATCGGAATAGCTTGTCAGGTGACTTATCTCCAAAGGAGGTTCATGCTGTAGAGCTCTCTTCTGAAATTCCTTACTCATGTCCACTGCCTTCTAGAGCTGAGGATGATCCATCCCAGACACCACCTTGCTCGCTTAAGGTGTCAAATAGACCATCAAAAGGTAAATCTGCAGAACAGGAGAGCAGTAAGCTCGCAAATGGAAATACCGTTGAATCTTTGGACACTGATCAAGAAATGGCTGAAGTGGCCCATGGAAAAGGTAGAACTCCATCACCAAATCGGCGGTTTAATTTCAGCTTAGGTCGGATGGCCAGAAGTTTCAGTTTTAAGGAGGGTTCATCAGTGCTGCATCTGAACTCCCCATACGTATCTGTCAAGTCTGGTCCAGTGACATCTGGGGGTTCTGCATGTTTGGATAATTCTAAAACAGGGATCATCCCTCGTCACAGCAGAACTAAGTCCAGCCCTTTGAGAAGGATACTGGATCCACTTCTAAAACCTAGGGGCCTAAAGGCCATCCACTCTACTGAGCCAGATGAACCATTCAGAGAAAGTGTGGATTCTGTCAGCTCTTGTTCACTTAGTGCCAATTACTCAGTTCACAGTGAAAACGACAAGGCATCGACAACACAAGCATTTGTACAGCTTTCAACAAAGAATGGGCTCCCCATGTTTAGATTTGTGGCCAACAACAGTAACATTCTTGCCATCGCATTGAGGAATTCAGCCCCATCAGAGAAGGATGGCGCTGGCTTGAATTTTACATTTTACTCCGTCAGTGAAATTAAGAAGAAAGGTGGCAGGTGGATGAGTCAAGGTGGTAAGGGAAGAACTCCTGGCTATGCCTATAATGTGGTCGGTCAGATGAAAGATCACAGCTCTTCTATGAATTTAAATGGACAGAGTTCTGGCAGACAATATATGGCTAGAGAGTTCATTCTCTTCGGTGTTGAGCTAAAACAGACTGACCAAACATCACCGACGTTTGCGGCCAACAGAGAGCTTGCAGCTGTTGTTGTCAAAATGCCAATTGAAAGGTTAGACCTTAATCCAGAGGAGGGAAACAGAGAGAAATTCCTAGTGGAGAAGGGGTGCTCTGAGGATTTGCCCGAAAATGGATGCTTGTGTTACCAGGATGAAAATAATGTTACAGTCATACTTCCAAGTGGTGTACATGGATTGCCAGATAAAGGATTTCCTTCACCATTGATTAACCGTTGGAGATCTGGCGGTTTATGTGACTGCGGAGGTTGGGACATTGGTTGCAGACTACATATTCTTTCGAACCAGAAACACTGTAATGCACTGGTGACATCTGAAGCTTGCTCAGTGTCAAACCGTTTTCAGCTTTTTATAGAG GGAGGATCTCAACAGAACAGTCCCGTCTTCAGCTTGACGACAGTGGACAAGGGAATATACTCAGTCGAATTTAGTTCGCTGATTTCCTTGCTACAAGCATGCTTCTTTTCTGCCTCTATTATATGCTGCCAGAAATCATTTGACCAACAAGAG ATACGAGAAGATTTACCATAA
- the LOC119990991 gene encoding uncharacterized protein LOC119990991 isoform X1 gives MGFGSELKKSSKLENSKIVKERTVLPGENEMLKHQDKIKRKNRVNTGDSDQPSKLKQNADNRRILDKTKLSRNERPYCVREGGTNDELVKYMSKLPGYLQHMETGGNVQEKALNVGVLDWGRLEKWKPNQKHNPATERSVGSSISNDLVSKNTIRSSAFPAAVESETLAHQSKQRHLPRSSNYPPQKDDLSRYFIPSTQKSKHCQDFGTAFQGTLDGQEKILGSYKSRDVGLEKGKRENRNRKAVSRKGSSTSNSGDNGFLIRPSMVEVGACDGESRKSARGMAEIDITEKVADHIITSNRGSSLRKLRHGFSHHSRETLNTENDIDGKIAVDLPESGTDLAHQPLPGENGNIVLLLPKKCSQNSIPEEYRASFNRNLTGNRNSLSGDLSPKEVHAVELSSEIPYSCPLPSRAEDDPSQTPPCSLKVSNRPSKGKSAEQESSKLANGNTVESLDTDQEMAEVAHGKGRTPSPNRRFNFSLGRMARSFSFKEGSSVLHLNSPYVSVKSGPVTSGGSACLDNSKTGIIPRHSRTKSSPLRRILDPLLKPRGLKAIHSTEPDEPFRESVDSVSSCSLSANYSVHSENDKASTTQAFVQLSTKNGLPMFRFVANNSNILAIALRNSAPSEKDGAGLNFTFYSVSEIKKKGGRWMSQGGKGRTPGYAYNVVGQMKDHSSSMNLNGQSSGRQYMAREFILFGVELKQTDQTSPTFAANRELAAVVVKMPIERLDLNPEEGNREKFLVEKGCSEDLPENGCLCYQDENNVTVILPSGVHGLPDKGFPSPLINRWRSGGLCDCGGWDIGCRLHILSNQKHCNALVTSEACSVSNRFQLFIEGGSQQNSPVFSLTTVDKGIYSVEFSSLISLLQACFFSASIICCQKSFDQQEVSTKSYEKVLQEQSVSTSNDTKNSPATLFRKEHFKYTPNPPLSPVGRV, from the exons ATGGGATTTGGTTCGGAACTCAAAAAGAGTTCAAAGCTGGAAAATTCGAAGATTGTGAAGGAGAGGACCGTTTTGCCAGGAGAAAATGAGATGCTGAAACATCAAGAcaagataaaaaggaaaaatcGTGTTAATACAGGGGACAGTGATCAGCCTTCTAAACTTAAACAGAATGCAGATAATAGGAGGATATTGGACAAAACAAAATTGTCGAGGAATGAACGGCCTTATTGTGTCAGGGAAGGGGGGACAAATGATGAACTTGTCAAGTACATGTCCAAGTTGCCAGGCTATCTCCAGCACATGGAGACAGGAGGAAACGTTCAAGAGAAGGCTTTGAATGTTGGGGTTTTGGACTGGGGACGCTTAGAAAAATGGAAGCCTAATCAGAAACATAACCCTGCTACTGAAAGAAGTGTTGGATCATCCATTAGCAATGATTTGGTATCAAAAAATACAATCAGGTCATCTGCCTTCCCTGCTGCAGTTGAGAGTGAAACACTTGCTCATCAAAGTAAGCAACGCCATTTGCCTCGTTCTAGTAATTATCCGCCTCAAAAGGATGACCTTTCTCGATACTTCATACCCTCTACGCAGAAGTCAAAACACTGTCAAGATTTTGGAACTGCTTTCCAGGGCACCTTGGATGGACAGGAAAAGATACTCGGGAGCTATAAGTCTCGAGACGTGGGTCTTGAAAAGGGAAAGAGGGAAAATAGGAATCGAAAAGCCGTTTCAAGAAAGGGCAGCTCTACATCAAACTCGGGGGATAACGGGTTCTTGATCAGGCCCTCCATGGTAGAAGTGGGTGCTTGTGATGGTGAATCCAGGAAAAGCGCTAGGGGGATGGCTGAAATAGATATAACGGAAAAAGTTGCAGATCATATAATCACTTCCAATAGGGGATCCTCATTGCGCAAGTTACGCCATGGCTTTTCTCACCATTCAAGGGAAACGTTGAATACTGAGAATGACATTGATGGGAAGATAGCAGTGGATTTGCCAGAATCAGGTACTGATCTTGCTCATCAGCCTCTGCCTGGTGAGAATGGGAACATTGTTCTCCTTTTACCCAAAAAATGCTCCCAAAATAGTATTCCAGAGGAATACAGAGCATCATTCAATAGGAATTTGACAGGGAATCGGAATAGCTTGTCAGGTGACTTATCTCCAAAGGAGGTTCATGCTGTAGAGCTCTCTTCTGAAATTCCTTACTCATGTCCACTGCCTTCTAGAGCTGAGGATGATCCATCCCAGACACCACCTTGCTCGCTTAAGGTGTCAAATAGACCATCAAAAGGTAAATCTGCAGAACAGGAGAGCAGTAAGCTCGCAAATGGAAATACCGTTGAATCTTTGGACACTGATCAAGAAATGGCTGAAGTGGCCCATGGAAAAGGTAGAACTCCATCACCAAATCGGCGGTTTAATTTCAGCTTAGGTCGGATGGCCAGAAGTTTCAGTTTTAAGGAGGGTTCATCAGTGCTGCATCTGAACTCCCCATACGTATCTGTCAAGTCTGGTCCAGTGACATCTGGGGGTTCTGCATGTTTGGATAATTCTAAAACAGGGATCATCCCTCGTCACAGCAGAACTAAGTCCAGCCCTTTGAGAAGGATACTGGATCCACTTCTAAAACCTAGGGGCCTAAAGGCCATCCACTCTACTGAGCCAGATGAACCATTCAGAGAAAGTGTGGATTCTGTCAGCTCTTGTTCACTTAGTGCCAATTACTCAGTTCACAGTGAAAACGACAAGGCATCGACAACACAAGCATTTGTACAGCTTTCAACAAAGAATGGGCTCCCCATGTTTAGATTTGTGGCCAACAACAGTAACATTCTTGCCATCGCATTGAGGAATTCAGCCCCATCAGAGAAGGATGGCGCTGGCTTGAATTTTACATTTTACTCCGTCAGTGAAATTAAGAAGAAAGGTGGCAGGTGGATGAGTCAAGGTGGTAAGGGAAGAACTCCTGGCTATGCCTATAATGTGGTCGGTCAGATGAAAGATCACAGCTCTTCTATGAATTTAAATGGACAGAGTTCTGGCAGACAATATATGGCTAGAGAGTTCATTCTCTTCGGTGTTGAGCTAAAACAGACTGACCAAACATCACCGACGTTTGCGGCCAACAGAGAGCTTGCAGCTGTTGTTGTCAAAATGCCAATTGAAAGGTTAGACCTTAATCCAGAGGAGGGAAACAGAGAGAAATTCCTAGTGGAGAAGGGGTGCTCTGAGGATTTGCCCGAAAATGGATGCTTGTGTTACCAGGATGAAAATAATGTTACAGTCATACTTCCAAGTGGTGTACATGGATTGCCAGATAAAGGATTTCCTTCACCATTGATTAACCGTTGGAGATCTGGCGGTTTATGTGACTGCGGAGGTTGGGACATTGGTTGCAGACTACATATTCTTTCGAACCAGAAACACTGTAATGCACTGGTGACATCTGAAGCTTGCTCAGTGTCAAACCGTTTTCAGCTTTTTATAGAG GGAGGATCTCAACAGAACAGTCCCGTCTTCAGCTTGACGACAGTGGACAAGGGAATATACTCAGTCGAATTTAGTTCGCTGATTTCCTTGCTACAAGCATGCTTCTTTTCTGCCTCTATTATATGCTGCCAGAAATCATTTGACCAACAAGAGGTGAGTACCAAATCTTACGAAAAAGTTCTACAGGAACAATCTGTGAGTACAAGCAATGACACAAAGAATTCCCCTGCCACTCTCTTCAGGAAAGAACATTTCAAATACACACCAAACCCACCTCTCTCACCTGTTGGGAGGGTTTAG
- the LOC119990991 gene encoding uncharacterized protein LOC119990991 isoform X2, whose product MGFGSELKKSSKLENSKIVKERTVLPGENEMLKHQDKIKRKNRVNTGDSDQPSKLKQNADNRRILDKTKLSRNERPYCVREGGTNDELVKYMSKLPGYLQHMETGGNVQEKALNVGVLDWGRLEKWKPNQKHNPATERSVGSSISNDLVSKNTIRSSAFPAAVESETLAHQSKQRHLPRSSNYPPQKDDLSRYFIPSTQKSKHCQDFGTAFQGTLDGQEKILGSYKSRDVGLEKGKRENRNRKAVSRKGSSTSNSGDNGFLIRPSMVEVGACDGESRKSARGMAEIDITEKVADHIITSNRGSSLRKLRHGFSHHSRETLNTENDIDGKIAVDLPESGTDLAHQPLPGENGNIVLLLPKKCSQNSIPEEYRASFNRNLTGNRNSLSGDLSPKEVHAVELSSEIPYSCPLPSRAEDDPSQTPPCSLKVSNRPSKGKSAEQESSKLANGNTVESLDTDQEMAEVAHGKGRTPSPNRRFNFSLGRMARSFSFKEGSSVLHLNSPYVSVKSGPVTSGGSACLDNSKTGIIPRHSRTKSSPLRRILDPLLKPRGLKAIHSTEPDEPFRESVDSVSSCSLSANYSVHSENDKASTTQAFVQLSTKNGLPMFRFVANNSNILAIALRNSAPSEKDGAGLNFTFYSVSEIKKKGGRWMSQGGKGRTPGYAYNVVGQMKDHSSSMNLNGQSSGRQYMAREFILFGVELKQTDQTSPTFAANRELAAVVVKMPIERLDLNPEEGNREKFLVEKGCSEDLPENGCLCYQDENNVTVILPSGVHGLPDKGFPSPLINRWRSGGLCDCGGWDIGCRLHILSNQKHCNALVTSEACSVSNRFQLFIEGGSQQNSPVFSLTTVDKGIYSVEFSSLISLLQACFFSASIICCQKSFDQQEGRYEKIYHKNQNGRVQQKHATLIFAEV is encoded by the exons ATGGGATTTGGTTCGGAACTCAAAAAGAGTTCAAAGCTGGAAAATTCGAAGATTGTGAAGGAGAGGACCGTTTTGCCAGGAGAAAATGAGATGCTGAAACATCAAGAcaagataaaaaggaaaaatcGTGTTAATACAGGGGACAGTGATCAGCCTTCTAAACTTAAACAGAATGCAGATAATAGGAGGATATTGGACAAAACAAAATTGTCGAGGAATGAACGGCCTTATTGTGTCAGGGAAGGGGGGACAAATGATGAACTTGTCAAGTACATGTCCAAGTTGCCAGGCTATCTCCAGCACATGGAGACAGGAGGAAACGTTCAAGAGAAGGCTTTGAATGTTGGGGTTTTGGACTGGGGACGCTTAGAAAAATGGAAGCCTAATCAGAAACATAACCCTGCTACTGAAAGAAGTGTTGGATCATCCATTAGCAATGATTTGGTATCAAAAAATACAATCAGGTCATCTGCCTTCCCTGCTGCAGTTGAGAGTGAAACACTTGCTCATCAAAGTAAGCAACGCCATTTGCCTCGTTCTAGTAATTATCCGCCTCAAAAGGATGACCTTTCTCGATACTTCATACCCTCTACGCAGAAGTCAAAACACTGTCAAGATTTTGGAACTGCTTTCCAGGGCACCTTGGATGGACAGGAAAAGATACTCGGGAGCTATAAGTCTCGAGACGTGGGTCTTGAAAAGGGAAAGAGGGAAAATAGGAATCGAAAAGCCGTTTCAAGAAAGGGCAGCTCTACATCAAACTCGGGGGATAACGGGTTCTTGATCAGGCCCTCCATGGTAGAAGTGGGTGCTTGTGATGGTGAATCCAGGAAAAGCGCTAGGGGGATGGCTGAAATAGATATAACGGAAAAAGTTGCAGATCATATAATCACTTCCAATAGGGGATCCTCATTGCGCAAGTTACGCCATGGCTTTTCTCACCATTCAAGGGAAACGTTGAATACTGAGAATGACATTGATGGGAAGATAGCAGTGGATTTGCCAGAATCAGGTACTGATCTTGCTCATCAGCCTCTGCCTGGTGAGAATGGGAACATTGTTCTCCTTTTACCCAAAAAATGCTCCCAAAATAGTATTCCAGAGGAATACAGAGCATCATTCAATAGGAATTTGACAGGGAATCGGAATAGCTTGTCAGGTGACTTATCTCCAAAGGAGGTTCATGCTGTAGAGCTCTCTTCTGAAATTCCTTACTCATGTCCACTGCCTTCTAGAGCTGAGGATGATCCATCCCAGACACCACCTTGCTCGCTTAAGGTGTCAAATAGACCATCAAAAGGTAAATCTGCAGAACAGGAGAGCAGTAAGCTCGCAAATGGAAATACCGTTGAATCTTTGGACACTGATCAAGAAATGGCTGAAGTGGCCCATGGAAAAGGTAGAACTCCATCACCAAATCGGCGGTTTAATTTCAGCTTAGGTCGGATGGCCAGAAGTTTCAGTTTTAAGGAGGGTTCATCAGTGCTGCATCTGAACTCCCCATACGTATCTGTCAAGTCTGGTCCAGTGACATCTGGGGGTTCTGCATGTTTGGATAATTCTAAAACAGGGATCATCCCTCGTCACAGCAGAACTAAGTCCAGCCCTTTGAGAAGGATACTGGATCCACTTCTAAAACCTAGGGGCCTAAAGGCCATCCACTCTACTGAGCCAGATGAACCATTCAGAGAAAGTGTGGATTCTGTCAGCTCTTGTTCACTTAGTGCCAATTACTCAGTTCACAGTGAAAACGACAAGGCATCGACAACACAAGCATTTGTACAGCTTTCAACAAAGAATGGGCTCCCCATGTTTAGATTTGTGGCCAACAACAGTAACATTCTTGCCATCGCATTGAGGAATTCAGCCCCATCAGAGAAGGATGGCGCTGGCTTGAATTTTACATTTTACTCCGTCAGTGAAATTAAGAAGAAAGGTGGCAGGTGGATGAGTCAAGGTGGTAAGGGAAGAACTCCTGGCTATGCCTATAATGTGGTCGGTCAGATGAAAGATCACAGCTCTTCTATGAATTTAAATGGACAGAGTTCTGGCAGACAATATATGGCTAGAGAGTTCATTCTCTTCGGTGTTGAGCTAAAACAGACTGACCAAACATCACCGACGTTTGCGGCCAACAGAGAGCTTGCAGCTGTTGTTGTCAAAATGCCAATTGAAAGGTTAGACCTTAATCCAGAGGAGGGAAACAGAGAGAAATTCCTAGTGGAGAAGGGGTGCTCTGAGGATTTGCCCGAAAATGGATGCTTGTGTTACCAGGATGAAAATAATGTTACAGTCATACTTCCAAGTGGTGTACATGGATTGCCAGATAAAGGATTTCCTTCACCATTGATTAACCGTTGGAGATCTGGCGGTTTATGTGACTGCGGAGGTTGGGACATTGGTTGCAGACTACATATTCTTTCGAACCAGAAACACTGTAATGCACTGGTGACATCTGAAGCTTGCTCAGTGTCAAACCGTTTTCAGCTTTTTATAGAG GGAGGATCTCAACAGAACAGTCCCGTCTTCAGCTTGACGACAGTGGACAAGGGAATATACTCAGTCGAATTTAGTTCGCTGATTTCCTTGCTACAAGCATGCTTCTTTTCTGCCTCTATTATATGCTGCCAGAAATCATTTGACCAACAAGAG GGCAGATACGAGAAGATTTACCATAAGAACCAAAATGGCAGAGTACAGCAGAAGCATGCAACGCTCATATTTGCAGAAGTATAA